A single Thermocrinis jamiesonii DNA region contains:
- a CDS encoding FIST C-terminal domain-containing protein — MGELSSGYKKGEEVLTYQFVEDKVIKNGFFILTFDNIGFDIRIALGFKPYGITYRVQKAKGYRIYTVDDNQPLSYTIKSLMSKIQSNDIQHLWFCPITILDDQEGYVATMRTFKDVKDDYVEFFGPVKEGQHFKLSFATEKELLEESEKVAMEAKEVMKHPDLVFDFSCLARQYVLGELQQKEPEIYTAILDAPLFGFFTYGEVGPDKFYKKLKFYNETSVLLSIKEL, encoded by the coding sequence GTGGGTGAGCTATCTTCTGGATACAAAAAAGGCGAAGAGGTCCTGACGTATCAGTTTGTGGAAGACAAGGTTATAAAGAACGGCTTTTTTATTCTTACTTTTGATAATATAGGCTTTGACATTCGGATTGCTCTTGGGTTTAAACCTTATGGTATAACTTACCGTGTGCAGAAAGCAAAAGGATACAGGATATACACTGTAGATGACAATCAACCCCTGTCTTACACGATCAAGTCCCTTATGAGCAAAATACAAAGTAACGACATACAGCATCTTTGGTTCTGTCCTATAACCATACTGGATGATCAAGAGGGTTATGTGGCTACCATGAGAACTTTCAAAGACGTAAAGGACGATTACGTAGAGTTTTTTGGTCCTGTAAAAGAAGGACAGCATTTTAAGCTTTCCTTTGCAACAGAAAAAGAGCTTTTAGAAGAAAGTGAAAAGGTTGCCATGGAAGCAAAAGAGGTTATGAAACATCCAGACCTTGTCTTTGACTTTTCCTGCTTGGCAAGGCAGTATGTTTTGGGAGAGTTGCAACAAAAAGAACCAGAGATCTACACTGCCATACTGGATGCTCCCCTCTTTGGCTTTTTCACTTACGGAGAGGTAGGTCCTGATAAGTTTTACAAAAAGCTCAAATTTTACAACGAAACTTCTGTTTTACTGAGTATAAAGGAGCTATGA
- a CDS encoding ribose-phosphate diphosphokinase, whose translation MIGSIKLLTGTSNLELAKEVSQYLNIPLSDALVSRFSDGEVRVQINESMRGEDVFVIQSLCPPINENIMELLLILDALKRASAGRITAVIPYYAYARQDRKDKPRVPISARLLADLITVAGAQRVVIVDLHSPQIQGFFNIPVDNLHALRVLYEYLKDRLDGDTVIVSPDAGGVERARLLANKIGCPIAIIYKRRPEPNVAEVLDIIGDVRGKRAIIVDDIIDTAGTVCAASELLLSKGALSVDVVATHGLLSGPAVERLRRSQIREVIVTNTIPCKDKGLEKLRVVSIAPLIGEAIRRIHEGESVSMLFV comes from the coding sequence ATGATAGGTTCTATAAAGCTTCTTACTGGCACGAGCAACTTAGAACTGGCCAAAGAGGTATCCCAATATTTGAACATACCCCTGTCTGATGCCCTTGTGTCTCGTTTTAGCGACGGAGAGGTAAGGGTTCAGATAAACGAGTCTATGAGAGGGGAGGACGTTTTTGTTATACAGTCCCTTTGTCCGCCGATAAATGAAAACATTATGGAACTTCTGCTTATCTTGGATGCTCTCAAAAGGGCTTCTGCAGGAAGGATAACCGCAGTTATTCCCTACTATGCATACGCAAGGCAAGACAGAAAAGACAAACCAAGAGTTCCAATAAGCGCAAGACTGCTTGCGGACCTCATCACCGTAGCAGGAGCCCAAAGGGTGGTTATCGTGGACCTTCACTCTCCACAAATTCAGGGTTTTTTCAACATACCTGTGGATAATCTGCATGCGTTGCGTGTGCTATATGAATACCTTAAGGACAGGTTGGATGGCGATACAGTAATTGTATCTCCGGATGCGGGTGGTGTAGAAAGGGCTAGACTCCTTGCCAACAAAATCGGATGCCCTATAGCTATAATATACAAAAGAAGGCCTGAGCCAAACGTAGCGGAAGTTTTGGACATAATAGGGGATGTGAGAGGGAAAAGGGCTATCATCGTAGACGACATCATAGACACTGCAGGCACAGTTTGTGCAGCAAGTGAGCTACTTCTTTCAAAAGGTGCCTTGAGTGTGGATGTGGTTGCTACTCACGGTTTGCTATCTGGTCCCGCTGTGGAAAGGCTAAGAAGATCTCAAATAAGAGAAGTTATAGTCACCAATACCATTCCGTGTAAAGATAAAGGTTTGGAAAAGCTAAGAGTAGTATCCATAGCCCCGCTTATAGGAGAAGCTATAAGAAGGATCCACGAAGGTGAATCAGTTAGTATGCTATTTGTATAA
- a CDS encoding GGDEF domain-containing protein, translating to MNKDIQIKLLQALLDEITKRYDYFIQSQNETIRKTYEIAVKDHLTKLYNRMYLEDYLRRLIKMSKRDKAVFQILFIDLDNFKPINDIYGHEKGDQILKEVADFLRQKFRDYDIIARLGGDEFCVVLEEEIDQDRIEKIREEFEKTFSQYNLSFSYGIANSKELDYSKDEDNIIKDILKLADERMYKQKMQRKGWSFFHQPN from the coding sequence ATGAATAAGGATATACAGATAAAACTTTTGCAAGCTCTCCTTGACGAAATAACAAAAAGGTATGACTACTTTATACAATCCCAAAATGAAACCATAAGAAAAACCTACGAAATTGCAGTAAAAGACCACTTAACTAAGCTTTATAACAGGATGTATCTTGAAGATTATCTAAGGCGTCTTATAAAAATGAGCAAAAGAGATAAGGCGGTATTTCAGATCCTTTTTATAGACCTTGATAATTTTAAGCCGATAAACGACATTTATGGGCACGAAAAAGGAGATCAAATCCTTAAAGAAGTAGCAGATTTTTTGAGACAAAAATTCCGAGATTACGACATAATAGCACGTTTGGGAGGGGATGAGTTCTGTGTAGTTTTGGAAGAAGAAATAGACCAAGATAGAATAGAGAAAATCAGAGAGGAGTTTGAAAAAACATTTAGCCAGTATAACCTGTCTTTTAGCTATGGGATTGCAAATTCCAAAGAGCTGGACTACAGCAAGGATGAGGATAATATAATAAAAGATATACTTAAACTTGCGGACGAGAGGATGTATAAACAGAAAATGCAGAGAAAAGGATGGAGCTTCTTTCACCAGCCAAACTGA
- a CDS encoding 50S ribosomal protein L25/general stress protein Ctc, whose amino-acid sequence MKRVELKLLLRNPNEKKSEKKRKRREGYIPVEIYGKGVENLHAYMSLKDFYALPHGETFLIVAEVNGEKRVCFLKEVQYGWLGDNPIHVDLYDISKVKEIDIEVPLEFVGTPVGVSLGGTFEIVLSTLTVRASVESIPDKITVDVSNLGLGDSLHVRDIQPPPNCIILDNPEEVVAVVLEPEAEAGAEETPTE is encoded by the coding sequence ATGAAAAGGGTTGAGTTGAAACTTCTTTTAAGAAATCCCAATGAAAAGAAAAGTGAGAAAAAACGGAAAAGAAGGGAAGGATACATCCCGGTGGAGATATACGGAAAAGGAGTGGAAAATCTGCATGCATACATGAGTTTAAAAGACTTCTATGCCTTGCCCCACGGAGAAACATTCTTAATAGTAGCAGAGGTGAATGGAGAAAAGAGGGTATGCTTTTTGAAAGAAGTTCAGTACGGTTGGCTTGGAGATAATCCAATTCACGTAGACCTATACGACATATCCAAAGTGAAAGAGATAGATATAGAGGTGCCTTTGGAATTTGTGGGTACTCCAGTGGGTGTATCCCTTGGTGGCACCTTTGAGATCGTACTTAGCACGCTAACTGTTCGGGCAAGCGTAGAAAGCATACCTGATAAAATAACCGTAGATGTTAGCAATCTTGGGCTTGGTGATTCACTACACGTGAGAGATATACAACCACCACCTAATTGCATAATACTTGACAATCCAGAAGAGGTTGTAGCGGTAGTCTTAGAGCCAGAAGCTGAAGCCGGAGCCGAAGAAACACCCACTGAATGA
- the pth gene encoding aminoacyl-tRNA hydrolase has product MIRLVVGLGNPGKKYERTRHNAGFMVVDELLKKLRVKEYTEECLSHVYRVRVLNREVLVAKPQTYMNNSGLAVLNLLEEYEITPENMMVIYDDLDLPLGRIRLRLEGSSGGHHGIESIIREIKTSNFVRLRIGIGRPKDRNKVVDYVLSPFDPEEESVLYTVLDRASECVLRCLETSPEESMNFCNAPIGG; this is encoded by the coding sequence ATGATAAGACTTGTTGTAGGCCTTGGCAATCCAGGTAAAAAATACGAAAGGACAAGGCACAATGCAGGGTTTATGGTGGTTGATGAACTGCTGAAAAAGCTCAGGGTAAAAGAATACACAGAGGAATGTCTGTCTCATGTCTACAGAGTTAGAGTGTTAAATAGAGAAGTGTTGGTAGCCAAACCACAAACTTACATGAACAACTCTGGGCTTGCGGTTCTTAACCTTTTGGAGGAATACGAGATAACTCCAGAAAATATGATGGTGATTTACGATGATCTGGACCTTCCCCTCGGAAGGATAAGGTTAAGGTTGGAAGGTAGCAGTGGGGGACATCACGGTATAGAATCCATAATAAGGGAAATTAAAACAAGCAATTTTGTAAGGCTTAGGATAGGCATAGGAAGACCTAAGGACAGAAACAAAGTGGTGGATTATGTGCTCTCACCCTTTGATCCAGAAGAGGAAAGCGTTCTTTATACCGTATTGGATAGAGCTTCTGAGTGTGTTTTAAGATGCTTAGAAACCTCTCCGGAGGAGTCTATGAATTTTTGCAATGCGCCGATAGGAGGATAA